The genomic stretch accaagtccaggtTTTTCTTTAGATTTTTGGGACTCAATTATGAGCGAGTCTAAAATATTttggctaccttcccatttcctATAAAACTCTTTTTCATCATGCAACTCTTTGGTCAATGTTTCAGTTTTAGCAAGATGGTCAAGATTTAGTTTGCCTACTTTGTCAAAAACGGATTTAGCATGACTACATTCATCACTAAGCAACATAGCAATTTGTTCGAGTTGCTTATTATCATTTCGACACGAGGTAAGGTAAGCTAGCAATGAGTCTCGTCCTTTAGTCAAAGTATCAACTTGAATAATTAAAGACTCAATTTCTTATTGTCATTATACCTTCAAGATAACTACGAAGGTCCTAAAAAGGTCTACGTCAAATATATGAAGTCCCATATTAATGGTAGACTTAACGTCTTAGAGTAGTATAATATCTTTGCATGTGTTGTTTGGTTTTTTATATATCAGTTCATCGCACACACAACATGATTTATGTAACCGTACTTAGAGGGGTTACCAAATTACAAAGACCCCTTAAACACCCCTTAATTAACAATTAAAATCAACTTTAGACCATTGTTAGTCCTATACATGCATTATCGGGGAATCCATCCGTGTGAATCAATTTTGTGTCGCTGGCTGATTTAGGTTTTGTTTTGATTGGTACAAAGAAAATTAATTCAGATATAAGTTTAACCTGAAGTCGTGCCTTTCGGTTTACTCAACCAAATTTTGAGTTTTACTAGGTGGGTTTAGAATAGTCCGGATCGGATGTCCTAATTAAAATTATACAAGCTTTTGCTTGTTATAGTCCAAGTCACCAACACACCACCACAATCCTTTTCCAGAGAGTTATGTTTTACTCTTTTTTCTTAAATTCTAGGGTAACTCATCTAACAAATTTTCAACTCTATTTTTTATGAACGAAGTTCATTttatcttaaaattggattaatATGCTATACGTCGTAGTCATTTATTTacttaattatttcatttgtgtgtgtttcattcatttatttatctttctacATTAGAAATATTTATGGAGGGTAATGTGATCACCCTCATTACTTATTGTCCACTTGTCACTCAATAATAATACCCACAAATTATTCAAAATATATCTTCATTATCTTCTGAgttatcttttcatatctttttgtttattttaataatttatgTCCATATAACTTTTCGTAATTCGCTTGTACTCAATCTCCATTAATGATTGTTTGTTGCGGCTAGGTTTAGGTCTCTTAGGCTCTTAGCTTTGTTAGTCAAGCTTGTATAAATAATGTTGTCATGTCATTGTATTTCATTAGAAAAGAAAATACATATGCAAAAACTATCACACTAtgaaacaaaacaaaatatatcCTGTTAAAAAGAGGATAAAACCGAGCTGTATGCGATAACTAGGAACATAGATGATTTATAAGCCTATGATGATCTTTCTGTTTAGTTTTCGTGAACATTCAAATTAATAGCCACCAGCTAGCTATAGGATTTTCCTTTGGACAACAATTTTGCTTTCATGCATGTTCAATGTATTATATATTCAGTTCTTGTTGATTCCCAGTTCTATCACAAATAGTCCCCTACTCTTTCCGTGGTCTTTGTGCCAATTTCAAAGGTAGCAAATGATCGGGATGGAGGGATTACCACGTTTAATGATTGCACAACTCTTTGTATTGTACTTACAAAAGTATGTAGAAAATAAGTGTTAGCTATTTAACTTGAGTCCCCATTTTTTTACGATTATCATAACGTAGTCTATTTAGTCAAAAAAAAGAAACGAAGAATATGATTCTTGTTTAAAGGAGGTGATGGAAAATTCTTACGCTATGGTGTAAATTAGAATAATGAATCTACTTTTTTTATATCCGTTATTGCGCATAGATGTTTTCGAATACTATATAAATAGCTTAGGTGGTAGTATGGTTGGGGCAAGCGAGACGCAACGTTGAAATTATTAACATCTTCACAAATATCAAGGTATGAAGTTTTTTGGTGCatgaaactaattattgttgttatttttaaaataaattacTTGCTATTTGATTTGGTTTTATTACTTTCATTGTTTTGAATGAAACTAAGTGATTAAAATTCTTGTGTAATATGTACCATTAAAGCTCGATATGGCTACGATGCAAGAACAAAATGTCGCGGTTTGCGAGAAGACAGTCAAGCAGCCACAAAATGGTACCCAAGCCACCATGAATAACCAGACCCATTTTGCTATGACCTTAGCTAGATCTCATAACTGGTCAGGTGCTCCGGTTGGCACTTTTCCGGAAAAGATTTTTCCCAATAACAGTGCCATATTTACCCACTTGAAGGGAAACTTTTTTGGTTCCAAAGCGGCAGTGGTGTATAATGGGAAAAATGCATCAGGCGGGGACTGTTCGTGGGTTTTGGCATGGCATGCACCTGCAGATAACACATCACCTCAGACTCCTAACAGGGTAAATATGAATTATTTTAAACGCACGCACGTAATTATATTGGTGATGATAAGTTGATTAATCATTTTATTAGGTTGCAGTTTATTTTCCTTGgatcattttaatttttttttacttggtTTAAATGCAGGTGTATGTTGTATGTGGCGCAAAACAAGTCATTGCCAATCTGACCTTTGATCAAATTCAGCAAAAGTTGGACACTGCATTAACTTTTGACACTTCCACCGACGCAGCTACGAAGACACGTGCTGACGGCAACATCAGTGACACAGTCCCAGACATTGCTACTCTTATCGCGGACTTTAAACTTATCCAGTAAAGTCATGGACCATAGTTGTCCATATATATAAAGTACTGTAATAATAAAGGGTCGAAAAATTACCGTGTAATCTATGCCTTCATGTTTGCTTTCGGTGCATGTACACTGGTTGCTAATactatctataaatataattaaaagcctCATCTAAAATGGCTATTAAACGCCAAACGGACAAATCCACGTAGGACTGAAAAAAGCCACCTAGACTTCTACTTTCCACGTTTTATCCACGTAAAATGCCATCCTAAGTTTCCTGCCTCTTAAGGAAAGCTAGCCTAATTAATTGACTAACCGCCTTTCTAAAGCTACCCAAACATTATACCTCTGTTCCTTCATCTTCCTCCTCAGTTCAGACGGTTTACTTCATTAAAAGCTCTTATTTACTGCATACTATTTATAATGTTTCGGTTATCAAACTCATCAGAGCCCACAGTGATTATATTTCATAAAACAGTACAAAAAACAACTCTTAATCTTAACCCTCTTCGTATACCTGTGTCCGTAACCGAAATAGCCATTATTGACCATCGAATTACAGCATTATCCCCTAAATTTCTTCTATTCTATATTAAAATTCACTCATATTCATCTCCGTATTGAAGTTTAAATCAAAAAACACGTCTATTACTTCGAAACCATCAACGTCTTAACCCGTTTTCAGACGGAACCGCAATGGAACAACAAACAATTTTTGGCTGAATTAGGATCTGTGATTGTCGGCAGCTTTGTATACCCCTCTGTTGTTATTCGAATCTGTCACGGGAACGGGTTACTACTCTTACAAATTGTGAATTTGGTTCATATTATATCCCACAGGTAAGTTCATCCACCAGTTGCAACACAAGAACTGTGGTCTGTTTCATATATGTATACAATTTCACGAACTTCATTCCTGCTGCCTACTGATTGCTCTCTCTTTTTTATTGTAACTCGCTTTAATTTGTTGCCGTGCCTCAAATTTCAGACAAAATCTGCTTGAGAACAACTAAAGCCACTAATTTCGAATACCGTTGGATTGGGTTTCCGGAAAAAAACCAAAGGTACCGCTATTCTGTTGTTTCCACATATTTTCTGTTTTATAGTCTTTTTTTAAGGTTCAATTGTACCGGTTTTTCCTTCCAAAATTGCAGCGGGTTAGTACACTTATATGCGTTTTCTGCagcatacaaaagatgaattaCCTGAACATTTGAGAGGGACAAAATTTATCCGCAAATCCAGTTTAAGAACAAATGCAGACAGAATCGGCCTGACAAAAATTGTAGCTAATAATTCCGAATTTCGTTCGATTTGGATTCCGGGAGAAAAATTAAGGAATCGCTATTCTGACGTCTCCACATATATGATTATCTTGACAGATAGCTTGTGTGAACATTTGGTGATTTTTATGTCCTATTATATCTTGCCTGTTGGTATAGCTATTCGTCTTTTCCTCTGATCATGCTTGACTGCTTGACTGTTGGAGCACTTAGACAGGTTTCTGTTTCCACAGCTCCTCCTACCCTGACTTCTTATCTAACTACCAACCAGAACCTACCCTGCTACTACCCTCTCTTCTCATTTGGCCTGTGTTTTTCGTAGTGTGCGTATAACGATTCACAAAATGGGGATATAATCGAGAAATGGTGGATGAATTGGGGATTCGGCAAATGGGCCGGAATGATAGAATCATAGACGGGATGGAATGGCAAGACAATACATCAACACGAGATGCAGGAAACGAACAATTAGGGATCAAAAATTGGGGATCTAATGACTTTAGCAAGCAAGGTGGGAGATCTGAAATGTTAGGTGGCTGAGTAACGAGTGTCTCACCATCTAACATAATGAATTCTTTAGTTTAAAATAATACATTAATTTCACAATtttaaaaaacaaacaaacaaaaaccgtCATGAAACCGTATACACCAAACCGAACCCAACCCACCAAAACAACAACTAAAAAACCGGAACATATCATATTCATATATACATTAAACCGTCGGcagtaaaagaaaaaataaataaaaaccaaACGAGTATAGTACCCAtataaaaacacaataaaaaaGTAAAACGATAAACCATGGCAAAACCCCCCCAAAAAAAcctcaaaaacaaacaaactaAAATACGGTTATAAAACAACCCAAACAAAAAATTACAAACACAGaatacttaaaaaaaaaaacccgtGATTTCCACGGGTGCCAAAACTAGTTACCTATTAAGAAGGTTAAATAAATCAGTAAAGTGAGTAATAATTATGACCATATACTTTATTGTAGTCTATTTACATTGTCAAATTTGCGAGCCTAGTTACTTGTACAAGAACGCATGAGGATGAGTTTGCGATATTGAAGCAAACGCTCGTATATAGCCTTAAACTAATTGATTGGCTTTCAATAATGGCCCCCTTTGAGACTACAAGTATAGAAATTTGTGGCCTACGAATAATTTTTTCGTAGAagttaaaaaaaaacaatttccGCAATTTTTCATTTATTCATAATCTCAACATCTATAGTGTTTCAAACCACAATATATGAATAAGAGCATGTACTCATGGGACAAATAGTAGCTAGGGCCGAAATTTATCATCAATTTCGTTTAATGTTTTACCAATCTTCCTCCATAGAGACATAACTATTGATGTAGTGTTCCATGTAACAAACTTCAACGAGCAATATTAATATCAATATATTTCTACGTCTGTTTAAGTGATGTTGTTTAGAAGAGCGTATGTCACTAATAGCAAGTCAAAGTAGCTAATTCCAACAAAATTAAATGCATATTGGGAACCTAACCCTAATTAAAATAAATGTAGACTAATTgtaaatatgatattatatttattatgcaTTGACATCTAATATGACATTAATTAACAAGCAAATATCACATAATGATTTTTAAAATAGAATCCATCAAAAATAATGTTGACTAATTTTTCACTCTTGCCTAGGCCATGGCAAAGCGGACCTGGGAAGAGCTCCGTCTCCGAGGAGATATACCTTTGTTATAGCTATTTCATTTTGAATGGATGAGTTTACTCATTACTCAGCTCTTTTAGTTGATAGCTAAACTCATACTTATGTTGTAGGTGTTCATGCCATGATCAAGGCTAATTTCCTTTCTTGTACAAAGTTTGCTAAAGCAAAATTTATTTTTGGGCATACCATTAAATGTTACACGCTTGTCACAAGATATGGACTACTCACTAGTGACTTAATTTAGTAGGAACAAGGTAAGTCATCTAATACACTTCAACACGTCTAACTCAACAAATTGACAAGCACTGCAGAAGTTTTGATTCTTGCACAAGGACGCCTAGTTATGAGTTTTCTCGTTAATTGTATTTTAGTTGCACGAATTTAAGGTAAAACGTTTGAAATAAAAATTATAATGAACGTTGAGGGAAATCATTAACCCCTAAACGATGACCCAGAAGTTGCTTGATCGATTATTGACCCGACCCAATCACCGATTGGAAAAAGGACAACTGGATTaaggtgtctaattaaaatgaatcaTACCGAAATCGAATTGCAACGAAATTAGATTTTACCGCATATTCTTAGTTTAAACCTTTCGTTGTATAAACGAATATCATAGTTTCGGAAAAAGGAAACCCTTCACCTCCCAATTCTTTTCGCCTTCTTATTAAAATTATTGGTTTCTAAAAAGATTAGTAACTACAAAATAATATATCAGATTTATGTAAATATAGGAGAAAAAAATTCTTAACTCTGTTATCAAATTAATATACGGATTTATATAAATGAGTAGAATAACTAAAACCACATTTTTATTGTGTACAACCGTGTCACACATGAGACTTTCCTTTATGTAAAAAGATAATCcatttattaataataaataaataacgtTTTTATAAAAGTGACCGTCTCACGACGTGAGACCGTCTTATAGTACCATCTCTCGCGAGCGTGTTATGTGACAACATCACAAGTGGATTTTGGGCAAAACACATTATATCAATGAATGAAGTGTTTGGCATTTCGGAATCATGTGCCATACGAGTGGATTTACTATTTGTTTCAAAAGGGATTGAATCTACCATGCATTACTACGGGTGTGGATATGTTTTAAGCGTAGATTGGTTGTCAGTGGCCATATAGGGAATAAATTCTccaccaaaatgataaaaattctTGATTAATACGAACAAAAAAAGTAAATATTCTTCTAAAAAGACGCGTCTTAAATGAGCAACGATATATATTtaataaaatcaaacaaaataaagtaaaaatatATAACTCACTTAAAGAAACCACGGATTTCGACTATTTTGCTAGTATTCACACTAGCTATTATCTTTGTGTATGAAAATAAGGGCATACCACTTATACGAAATCGGTTGTTCTATTTGATAACCGTCATTGTTGAGTTTATTAACCCGGTACTtaggaattgaattaagtacctatTAAAAAATCAAGCGGAAGCAATAGACTCGTTTAATTAAGAATCAATACTCGGGCTAATTAAACAGTCTCGATGTCTGTTTAAACGAAGTAAATCGTGCTGTACTGTTCTGATTGCAACGAGTTATGAAGTAACTAAAACCAAACAAAATAAAGAGCGATAAAAACACGAGACATAagatttttaacgtggttcgacctacACTCTAAAGGTTTACGTCCACCTCTCTCTTATTAATATTTTCTTTATAATCAAACTCAATTACAAAGAAAATCCCCACGATCAACCCCGATCGTGCTactcgagtacaaccccgtaCCCCAAAAACTCTCTCTCACAAAGTGAAAATTACACAAAGAtttgtctccttatatggttcaacaatAGGAACAATGGAGAACAAAAAACTGCCTTATGAATATATAACTTGCGTACTCAAAACTCAATCCACAATCACGGCTTTAAAAAGAATttgcaaactgaaaaatttacgcagaaaaacaattttgcaaaagCTTCTTTCAGAAACAAAATGAGACAAAAGCAATTTCCTCAAACTTTGAAAAACAAGTTTTGCACTCAAAAATATTCTCGTGTGTTTGTTGTGTATATTTGTAGCCAAGATTTGTTCGTCTTATATAGATATTCAAATATTGACTAAATCAAATCTTTTCAATCAAGCAACCAACTTTCAACAAAATCTTTGACTGTGGTAATTTAGTTGCCTTCAAAGACACAAACTCCTCAAAAAGTTAAGATATTATTTTGAGCAAATATAGGAAGTTCCAACGGAATAAATTTTTCCAAAAACAATTATTTAGCAAAAATATTTTATCTTGGAAATTAATTTGTCCAAAAGATAAGCCGTAATTTTATCGGACCGAATAAGAATAAGCACAAGATATATATTCTTACAATTTATCTAGACACGGACCAAGACTCATCCAACGCTCCACCCGTCTTCATTTCCGAGCCCGTATGAAATACTTTTGGACCTGTCATACACATGTCTAGCATATACTGTTAATTAGGCGGGATATAAAAAtgaaggacttgtcatcatcaacaaactagatgcaacaaattccccctttgatgatggcaagtccctAAATAAAATTTCTCCCTCAATAATGGAATACTCCTGCAAACATCCACAAAATCCAAGACAGTAATAACAATAGAAATAGGAAACAAACATGATCAGTAAAATAACTAAACCAAAGTTTAGAACACAGTGAGAAAGATCGTCGCAATCATAAGTCTAAATCCAGATAGCTACTACGTACTAGAGGTCCTaaatctttccccctcttgacatcatcaaaaggagagagacgatcaaaaaaaaaatgttagcGCAGAGTACCACAGTCAAGGAGGCCTCAATGCAACTACCGGACACAGTCAAAATAGACATCATTATAGCTAGTACCGACCATGAGACAGAGTATTAAACATACAGTCTTAGCAAAAGATAACATAAGCAAAATAAAAGAGGTGAGGTCAGGTCAGGTCAAATCAAGGTGGAGGAGGTAGACGAGCTATAAGGCGCTCAATAAGGTCAGGTAAAGCGATAAGTGGGGTAAGGACATATTTGATGAGCTCGACATCAGCTGCAAGTGTCCCCAAGCGACCAGTCAAGATGTCATGGAGAGCCCTCAACTGAGACGAGATACCACGAATAGTACTAGCACTGCACCCCGCCCTTGCATAGCCATCACCACTCAACCCAACCAGCTTATCATCAACAATGCGAAGATGCATTTGACCCAGCAACCCATCCGTCATACAATCCTTCATTGAGACACAGTAACCATCAGAGGGCAATATTTTCTTCTGCCACATAATGTGAGACAACCACATACCATACGGGAGCTCTCTTTTAGTCTGAGTCACCTTTCTCGACTTCTTCTTAGTGACAGCAATCACACCCGTCTGTACCTCGGCCGCAACTTCCTTTATGTGGAAGAGCATGAGAGAAGCCAAGTTCACAGGACGCCCTGTCATCAAGCAGAACAGAACCAACAAATCAGGAATAGAACAATAACCGCGAGAGTGTGTGCGGGGTAAAATAGTGCGTCGAATGCAATTAAATAAGAACTGATGTGGTCCATCCAAGCGACTAGGAGGAATATGGGTGTCCGTAGTAGTAGACGGGTCAAAATATCGCAAAACAACCAGAGAACC from Silene latifolia isolate original U9 population chromosome 5, ASM4854445v1, whole genome shotgun sequence encodes the following:
- the LOC141655929 gene encoding jasmonate-induced protein homolog: MATMQEQNVAVCEKTVKQPQNGTQATMNNQTHFAMTLARSHNWSGAPVGTFPEKIFPNNSAIFTHLKGNFFGSKAAVVYNGKNASGGDCSWVLAWHAPADNTSPQTPNRVYVVCGAKQVIANLTFDQIQQKLDTALTFDTSTDAATKTRADGNISDTVPDIATLIADFKLIQ